The following coding sequences are from one Perognathus longimembris pacificus isolate PPM17 chromosome 13, ASM2315922v1, whole genome shotgun sequence window:
- the Batf2 gene encoding basic leucine zipper transcriptional factor ATF-like 2, whose product MAPGTESALALPSPSCWVRHPEECQRQLKKKQKNRVAAQRSRQRHTDKADALHQQQESLEKHNHALRKEIQTLQAELTWWNRTLRLHEPQCPLHCVPGPVPLLATSWGQAEQPQRQPGPEGQHGCQEKPGSSPLEQRLCSNPQGQDGPGLFPSPPSSLSPGPAMVTFPSAQLCGSPVLSALPTGSNFLGYRPKLSASLPSPPAQPGPPQLHGLEHPTKGRPGSPAHSLTVALGPTCPQSQGHKPELSLPGAEAPRLGEDPGLHPLLAFPLLSSAQVHF is encoded by the exons ATGGCGCCTGGAACCGAGTCAGCCTTGGCCCTGCCCTCCCCGAGCTGCTGG GTACGG CACCCCGAGGAGTGTCAGAGGCAactgaagaagaaacagaagaaccGGGTGGCTGCCCAGCGCAGCCGGCAGAGGCACACGGACAAGGCAGATGCCCTGCACCAG CAGCAGGAGTCCTTGGAGAAACACAACCACGCCCTCCGGAAGGAGATCCAGACCCTGCAGGCGGAGCTGACCTGGTGGAACCGGACCCTGCGCCTCCATGAGCCCCAGTGTCCCCTGCACTGTGTCCCcggcccagttcccctgctggcCACCTCCTGGGGCCAGGCTGAGCAACCCCAGAGACAACCTGGCCCGGAGGGACAACATGGCTGCCAGGAGAAGCCAGGCTCCTCTCCCCTAGAGCAGCGTCTGTGCTCAAATCCACAGGGTCAGGATGGTCCTGGCCTCTTCCCATCCCCGCCGTCCTCATTATCTCCTGGCCCGGCTATGGTGACCTTTCCTTCCGCCCAGCTGTGCGGCAGCCCCGTCCTGTCTGCCTTGCCCACTGGCTCCAACTTTCTTGGGTACCGCCCTAAGCTCAGTGCCAGCCTGCCCAGTCCCCcggcccagcctggccctccacaGCTCCATGGGCTGGAGCACCCCACTAAAGGAAGGCCTGGGTCTCCTGCACACAGCCTGACGGTGGCTTTGGGGCCCACGTGTCCACAGAGCCAGGGACACAAGCCTGAGCTCTCCCTCCCTGGAGCAGAGGCCCCAAGGTTGGGGGAGGATCCTGGCCTCCACCCCCTTTTGGCTTtcccactgctctcctctgctcaaGTTCACTTCTAG